From the genome of Perca fluviatilis chromosome 1, GENO_Pfluv_1.0, whole genome shotgun sequence, one region includes:
- the acp5a gene encoding tartrate-resistant acid phosphatase type 5a isoform X2 produces MALAIAYLLIAAIPVAYCYPTAFQDLKQSSTNRTSIRFLAIGDWGGIPSPPYITAVQESTAQEMSRVAEQMGADFVLALGDNFYYRGVDSVDSPRFQETFESVYTAKSLKVPWYVIAGNHDHAGNVKAQIEYSTRSDRWKFPSYYYELNFHIPNTGKTLTIIMLDTIMLCGNSDDFSDEKPRGPLCAGDANRQLTWLQERLARSKADFLLVAGHYPVWSVSEHGPTACLLQKLHPLLLKYKATAYFCGHDHNLQYIEESGVGYVVSGAGNFLDPDTTHWNHVPKGSVKFFTGQASTLGGFVHAEVTKDKMIVTFFQAKGTSLYRTVLSQRSFE; encoded by the exons aTGGCACTTGCAATAGCATACCTCTTGATTGCTGCCATTCCTGTCGCCTACTGCTACCCTACTGCCTTCCAGGACCTGAAGCAAAGTAGCA CAAACCGAACCTCCATTAGGTTCCTGGCTATAGGAGACTGGGGCGGCATTCCTTCCCCCCCCTACATCACCGCTGTGCAGGAGTCTACTGCTCAAGAAATGAGCAGGGTAGCAGAGCAGATGGGAGCTGACTTTGTTCTGGCCCTTGGCGATAACTTCTACTACAGAGGCGTGGACAGTGTGGATTCTCCTCGGTTTCAG GAAACCTTTGAGTCCGTGTACACGGCAAAGTCTCTCAAAGTCCCCTGGTATGTGATTGCTGGCAATCATGACCATGCAGGGAACGTCAAAGCCCAGATCGAGTACAGCACCAGATCTGACCGATG GAAATTCCCCTCCTACTACTACGAGCTGAACTTCCACATCCCCAACACCGGGAAAACCTTGACCATTATCATGCTCGACACCATAATGCTGTGCGGCAACTCTGACGACTTCTCGGATGAGAAGCCCAGAGGCCCCCTGTGTGCGGGGGATGCCAACCGTCAGCTGACGTGGCTGCAGGAGAGACTGGCCCGGTCTAAGGCAGACTTCCTGTTGGTGGCCGGACACTACCCTGTGTGGTCCGTGTCCGAACACGGGCCCACCGCGTGTCTCCTGCAGAAGCTCCATCCTCTGCTCCTTAAATACAAAGCCACAGCTTACTTCTGCGGCCATGACCACAATCTGCAG TACATTGAAGAGTCTGGTGTGGGCTACGTGGTGAGCGGTGCTGGAAACTTCCTGGATCCCGATACCACTCACTGGAACCATGTACCCAAAGGTTCTGTGAAGTTCTTCACTGGCCAAGCGTCAACACTGGGAGGCTTCGTCCACGCTGAAGTCACAAAGGACAAGATGATCGTGACCTTTTTCCAGGCTAAAGGAACTTCTCTCTATCGCACCGTGCTCTCCCAAAGGAGCTTTGAGTAG
- the acp5a gene encoding tartrate-resistant acid phosphatase type 5a isoform X1, with amino-acid sequence MMALAIAYLLIAAIPVAYCYPTAFQDLKQSSTNRTSIRFLAIGDWGGIPSPPYITAVQESTAQEMSRVAEQMGADFVLALGDNFYYRGVDSVDSPRFQETFESVYTAKSLKVPWYVIAGNHDHAGNVKAQIEYSTRSDRWKFPSYYYELNFHIPNTGKTLTIIMLDTIMLCGNSDDFSDEKPRGPLCAGDANRQLTWLQERLARSKADFLLVAGHYPVWSVSEHGPTACLLQKLHPLLLKYKATAYFCGHDHNLQYIEESGVGYVVSGAGNFLDPDTTHWNHVPKGSVKFFTGQASTLGGFVHAEVTKDKMIVTFFQAKGTSLYRTVLSQRSFE; translated from the exons ATG aTGGCACTTGCAATAGCATACCTCTTGATTGCTGCCATTCCTGTCGCCTACTGCTACCCTACTGCCTTCCAGGACCTGAAGCAAAGTAGCA CAAACCGAACCTCCATTAGGTTCCTGGCTATAGGAGACTGGGGCGGCATTCCTTCCCCCCCCTACATCACCGCTGTGCAGGAGTCTACTGCTCAAGAAATGAGCAGGGTAGCAGAGCAGATGGGAGCTGACTTTGTTCTGGCCCTTGGCGATAACTTCTACTACAGAGGCGTGGACAGTGTGGATTCTCCTCGGTTTCAG GAAACCTTTGAGTCCGTGTACACGGCAAAGTCTCTCAAAGTCCCCTGGTATGTGATTGCTGGCAATCATGACCATGCAGGGAACGTCAAAGCCCAGATCGAGTACAGCACCAGATCTGACCGATG GAAATTCCCCTCCTACTACTACGAGCTGAACTTCCACATCCCCAACACCGGGAAAACCTTGACCATTATCATGCTCGACACCATAATGCTGTGCGGCAACTCTGACGACTTCTCGGATGAGAAGCCCAGAGGCCCCCTGTGTGCGGGGGATGCCAACCGTCAGCTGACGTGGCTGCAGGAGAGACTGGCCCGGTCTAAGGCAGACTTCCTGTTGGTGGCCGGACACTACCCTGTGTGGTCCGTGTCCGAACACGGGCCCACCGCGTGTCTCCTGCAGAAGCTCCATCCTCTGCTCCTTAAATACAAAGCCACAGCTTACTTCTGCGGCCATGACCACAATCTGCAG TACATTGAAGAGTCTGGTGTGGGCTACGTGGTGAGCGGTGCTGGAAACTTCCTGGATCCCGATACCACTCACTGGAACCATGTACCCAAAGGTTCTGTGAAGTTCTTCACTGGCCAAGCGTCAACACTGGGAGGCTTCGTCCACGCTGAAGTCACAAAGGACAAGATGATCGTGACCTTTTTCCAGGCTAAAGGAACTTCTCTCTATCGCACCGTGCTCTCCCAAAGGAGCTTTGAGTAG